A single Streptomyces sp. Edi2 DNA region contains:
- a CDS encoding DUF5955 family protein: protein MTERATALEGPVVVEQLQRDGRAAGVESDPRVQELRGAVARLRRQLAVLPGELPDRVAADDELAALDAMVSHGLPEVPRLRRSLLLIAGAVGSVSALSPALTEVRAGIDRFGDLPRTR, encoded by the coding sequence ATGACGGAACGGGCAACGGCCTTGGAGGGCCCCGTCGTTGTGGAGCAGCTGCAGAGGGACGGGCGGGCGGCCGGGGTCGAGAGCGACCCGAGGGTCCAGGAACTACGCGGGGCGGTGGCCCGGCTGCGTCGGCAACTGGCAGTACTTCCGGGCGAGTTACCGGATCGGGTGGCAGCCGATGACGAGCTTGCCGCGCTGGACGCGATGGTGAGTCATGGGCTGCCGGAGGTGCCCCGGCTGCGCCGTTCGCTCCTGCTGATCGCCGGGGCTGTCGGCTCGGTGAGTGCGCTGTCACCCGCGCTCACGGAGGTGCGTGCGGGGATCGACCGCTTCGGCGATCTGCCGCGCACCCGGTAG
- a CDS encoding nucleotidyltransferase family protein, with translation MAGLLLAAGGGRRLGGRPKALLDHRGRPLVEHAARALRDGGCDPVHIVLGAAAGSVRERADLSAYGISENPDWAQGMGSSLRVGLAALAGSGADAVVVSLVDQPGIGAAAVARVIAAYEGGTSLASAAYDGRRGHPVLFGADRWPDIAATATGDRGARAYLQEHADALTLVECSDIAEPYDIDTPDDLHRLR, from the coding sequence GTGGCCGGCCTGCTGCTCGCCGCGGGCGGCGGGCGGCGCCTGGGAGGACGACCCAAGGCGCTGCTCGATCACCGGGGACGACCCCTGGTCGAGCACGCCGCACGGGCGCTGCGGGACGGCGGCTGCGACCCCGTGCACATCGTGCTGGGGGCGGCCGCCGGTTCCGTGCGCGAACGGGCCGATCTCTCGGCGTACGGCATCTCGGAGAACCCGGACTGGGCCCAGGGTATGGGCTCCTCGCTCCGGGTGGGCCTCGCCGCGCTGGCCGGTTCGGGAGCGGATGCGGTGGTGGTGTCACTGGTGGACCAGCCGGGCATCGGCGCCGCCGCGGTGGCGCGGGTGATAGCGGCGTACGAGGGCGGCACCTCGCTCGCCTCCGCGGCGTACGACGGCCGCCGGGGGCATCCAGTCCTCTTCGGCGCCGACCGCTGGCCGGACATCGCCGCCACCGCGACGGGCGACCGCGGTGCGCGCGCCTACCTCCAGGAGCATGCGGACGCGCTCACCCTTGTCGAGTGCTCCGACATCGCCGAGCCGTACGACATCGACACGCCGGACGATCTCCACCGCCTGCGGTGA
- the aceB gene encoding malate synthase A has protein sequence MSAPAPSPLAIVDVDPAHAPERQGEVLSDAALTFVAELHRRFTPRRDELLARRAERRAEIARTSTLDFLPQTAEIRADDSWKVAGAPAALNDRRVEITGPTDRKMTINALNSGARVWLADFEDASAPTWENVISGQLNLIDAYERRIDFTDATSGKSYALGPAEELATVVMRPRGWHLDERHLQFEGRPVPGALVDFGLYFFHNAQRLLDLGKGPYFYLPKTESHLEARLWNEIFVFAQDYVGIPQGTVRATVLIETITAAYEMEEILYELRDHASGLNAGRWDYLFSIVKNFRDGGAKFVLPDRNAVTMTAPFMRAYTELLVRTCHKRGAHAIGGMAAFIPNRRDPEANEKALAKVKNDKDREAGDGFDGSWVAHPDLVPVARASFDAVLGDKPHQKDRLREDVDVKAADLIAIDSLDAKPTYQGLIDAVQVGTRYIEAWLGGLGAVAIFGLMEDAATAEISRSQIWQWVNAGVVFENGEKATAELVRTVAAEQLAAIRAEVGEDAFTSGRWQQAHDLLLRVALDENYTEFLTLPAYELLG, from the coding sequence ATGTCCGCACCAGCGCCGTCCCCGCTGGCCATCGTCGACGTCGACCCCGCTCACGCCCCCGAACGGCAGGGCGAGGTCCTTTCCGACGCCGCGCTCACCTTCGTCGCCGAGCTGCACCGCCGGTTCACCCCGCGCCGCGACGAACTGCTCGCCCGCCGGGCCGAGCGCCGTGCGGAGATCGCCCGGACCAGCACGCTGGACTTCCTCCCCCAGACCGCGGAGATCCGCGCGGACGACAGCTGGAAGGTGGCCGGGGCGCCCGCCGCGCTCAACGACCGCCGGGTGGAGATCACCGGCCCCACCGACCGCAAGATGACGATCAACGCGCTCAACTCGGGTGCCAGGGTCTGGCTCGCCGACTTCGAGGACGCCTCCGCACCGACCTGGGAAAACGTCATCTCCGGTCAGCTCAACCTGATCGACGCCTACGAGCGCCGGATCGACTTCACCGACGCCACCTCCGGAAAGTCGTACGCCCTGGGTCCGGCCGAGGAGCTGGCCACCGTCGTGATGCGCCCGCGCGGGTGGCACCTGGACGAGCGCCACCTCCAGTTCGAGGGCCGGCCGGTCCCCGGTGCGCTGGTCGACTTCGGCCTCTACTTCTTCCACAACGCCCAGCGCCTGCTGGACCTGGGCAAGGGCCCGTACTTCTACCTGCCGAAGACCGAGTCGCACCTGGAGGCCCGCCTCTGGAACGAGATCTTCGTCTTCGCGCAGGACTATGTCGGCATCCCCCAGGGCACCGTGCGCGCCACGGTCCTGATCGAGACCATCACGGCCGCGTACGAGATGGAGGAGATCCTTTACGAGCTGCGCGACCACGCCTCCGGGCTGAACGCCGGCCGCTGGGACTACCTCTTCTCCATCGTCAAGAACTTCCGTGACGGCGGTGCCAAGTTCGTCCTCCCGGACCGCAACGCGGTCACGATGACCGCCCCGTTCATGCGGGCCTACACCGAACTCCTCGTCCGCACCTGCCACAAGCGCGGGGCGCACGCGATCGGCGGCATGGCGGCCTTCATCCCCAACCGCCGCGACCCCGAGGCCAACGAGAAGGCCCTCGCCAAGGTCAAGAACGACAAGGACCGGGAGGCCGGCGACGGCTTCGACGGCTCCTGGGTCGCCCACCCCGACCTGGTCCCGGTCGCCCGCGCCTCCTTCGACGCGGTCCTCGGCGACAAGCCGCACCAGAAGGACCGCCTGCGCGAGGACGTCGACGTCAAGGCCGCCGATCTGATCGCGATCGACTCCCTGGACGCCAAGCCCACCTACCAGGGCCTGATCGACGCGGTCCAGGTCGGCACCCGCTACATCGAGGCCTGGCTGGGCGGTCTGGGCGCCGTCGCGATCTTCGGCCTGATGGAGGACGCCGCCACCGCCGAGATCTCCCGCTCCCAGATCTGGCAGTGGGTCAACGCGGGGGTCGTCTTCGAGAACGGCGAGAAGGCCACCGCGGAGCTGGTGCGCACGGTCGCCGCGGAGCAACTGGCCGCCATCCGCGCCGAGGTCGGCGAGGACGCCTTCACCTCCGGCAGGTGGCAGCAGGCCCACGACCTGCTGCTCCGGGTCGCCCTGGACGAGAACTACACGGAGTTCCTGACGCTGCCCGCGTACGAACTGCTGGGCTGA
- the allB gene encoding allantoinase AllB, giving the protein MSETELVLRSTRVVTPQGTRAASVTVAGGTITAVLPHDAEAPAGAQVRDFGDDVLLPGLVDTHVHVNDPGRTEWEGFWTATRAAAAGGITTLLDMPLNSLPPTTTTDHLDTKRAVARSKAHVDVGFWGGAVPGNVKDLRPLHDAGVFGFKCFLSPSGVDEFPELDQGQLAAALGEIAGFGGLLIVHAEDPGHLGAAPQPHGPKYADFLASRPRACENDAIAGLITLARRLDARVHVLHLSSSDALPLIAAAKREGVKITVESCPHFLTLTAEEIPDGATEFKCCPPIREAANRDALWEGLADGTLDCIVSDHSPSTADLKTADFGAAWGGISSLQLGLPAIWTEARERGHTLDDVVRWMAAAPAALAGLGHKGAIEPGRDADFAVLAPEEAFTVDPRALQHRNKITAYAGKTLHGVVRSTWLRGREIHDGTTLAAPAGRLLERPQRA; this is encoded by the coding sequence GTGTCCGAAACAGAGCTGGTGCTGCGCTCCACACGCGTCGTCACCCCGCAGGGGACGCGCGCCGCGTCCGTCACCGTCGCGGGCGGCACGATCACCGCGGTGCTGCCGCACGACGCCGAGGCTCCGGCCGGGGCGCAGGTCCGGGACTTCGGCGACGACGTCCTGCTGCCCGGCCTCGTCGACACCCACGTCCACGTCAACGACCCCGGCCGCACCGAGTGGGAGGGCTTTTGGACCGCCACCCGCGCGGCCGCTGCCGGCGGTATCACCACCCTCCTGGACATGCCGCTCAACAGCCTCCCGCCCACCACCACCACAGACCACCTCGACACCAAGCGCGCGGTCGCCCGCAGCAAGGCCCATGTCGACGTCGGCTTCTGGGGCGGTGCCGTCCCCGGCAACGTCAAGGATCTGCGTCCGCTGCACGACGCCGGTGTCTTCGGCTTCAAATGTTTCCTCTCCCCCTCCGGCGTCGACGAGTTCCCCGAACTCGACCAAGGCCAACTGGCCGCCGCCCTCGGTGAGATCGCGGGGTTCGGCGGCCTGCTGATCGTGCACGCCGAGGACCCGGGCCATCTGGGCGCGGCCCCCCAGCCGCACGGCCCGAAGTACGCCGACTTCCTCGCCTCCCGCCCCCGCGCCTGCGAGAACGACGCCATCGCCGGGCTGATCACGCTCGCCCGGCGGCTCGACGCGCGGGTACACGTCCTGCACCTGTCCTCCAGCGACGCGCTGCCGCTGATCGCCGCCGCCAAGCGCGAGGGCGTCAAGATCACCGTCGAGTCCTGCCCGCACTTCCTCACCCTGACCGCCGAGGAAATCCCGGACGGCGCAACGGAGTTCAAGTGCTGCCCGCCGATCCGCGAGGCCGCCAACCGGGACGCGCTGTGGGAGGGGCTGGCCGACGGCACCCTCGACTGCATCGTCTCCGACCACTCGCCCTCCACCGCCGATCTCAAGACCGCCGACTTCGGCGCGGCCTGGGGCGGCATCTCCTCACTCCAGCTCGGCCTGCCCGCCATCTGGACCGAGGCCCGCGAGCGCGGTCACACCCTCGACGACGTCGTGCGCTGGATGGCCGCCGCGCCCGCGGCACTGGCCGGCCTCGGCCACAAGGGCGCCATCGAGCCAGGGCGGGACGCGGACTTCGCGGTCCTCGCCCCCGAGGAGGCCTTCACCGTCGACCCGCGGGCCCTCCAGCACCGCAACAAGATCACCGCATACGCCGGAAAGACCCTGCACGGTGTCGTACGGTCCACCTGGCTGCGCGGCCGGGAGATCCACGACGGCACCACCCTCGCCGCACCCGCCGGCCGACTGCTCGAACGGCCGCAGCGCGCCTGA
- a CDS encoding IclR family transcriptional regulator, whose product MPSSSASTSAAEAKPAGASGGVQSLERAFDLLERMADAGGEVGLSELSGSSGLPLPTIHRLMRTLVSCGYVRQQPNRRYALGPRLIRLGESSSRLLGTWARPFLARLVEETGETANMALLDGDEIVYVAQVPSRHAVRMFTEVGRRVLPHSTGVGKALLAHHSPEEVRALLGRTGMPAATEKTITDPERFLEALADVRRLGYAVDDNEQEIGVRCLAVPVPDSPTSAAISISGPTGRVTEASTDKIVPVLQDVAAQLSVALANQTPA is encoded by the coding sequence GTGCCGTCGTCCAGCGCCAGCACCTCCGCCGCCGAAGCCAAGCCCGCGGGCGCCAGCGGCGGCGTCCAGTCCCTCGAGCGCGCCTTCGACCTGCTGGAGCGGATGGCCGACGCCGGCGGCGAGGTCGGCCTGAGCGAGCTCTCCGGCAGCAGCGGACTGCCGCTGCCCACCATCCACCGCCTGATGCGCACGCTCGTCTCCTGCGGCTACGTCCGGCAGCAGCCCAACCGCCGCTACGCACTCGGCCCGCGCCTGATCCGGCTCGGCGAAAGCTCCTCGCGGCTGCTGGGCACCTGGGCCCGCCCGTTCCTGGCCCGCCTGGTCGAGGAGACCGGCGAGACCGCCAACATGGCGCTGCTCGACGGCGACGAGATCGTCTATGTCGCCCAGGTGCCCTCGCGGCACGCGGTACGGATGTTCACCGAGGTCGGCCGGCGGGTGCTGCCGCACTCCACCGGCGTCGGCAAGGCCCTGCTGGCCCACCACTCCCCGGAGGAGGTCCGCGCCCTGCTCGGCCGTACGGGCATGCCGGCCGCCACCGAGAAGACCATCACCGACCCGGAACGCTTCCTGGAAGCACTCGCCGACGTCCGCCGCCTGGGCTATGCGGTCGACGACAACGAGCAGGAGATCGGCGTCCGCTGCCTCGCGGTACCGGTGCCCGACTCCCCCACCTCGGCGGCGATCTCCATCTCCGGCCCGACCGGACGGGTGACCGAGGCCTCGACGGACAAGATCGTCCCGGTGCTGCAGGACGTCGCGGCACAGCTGTCGGTGGCGCTGGCGAATCAGACGCCGGCGTAG
- a CDS encoding transcriptional regulator — MARPAPDAPRPTAAAVLDDAVRSLAPDTDANRLVSRIGAGAAPRSVFATFALEQHHVISADRLSFQHLARRADGDPPVADFFDLLAQGEALAMKQLAGLADACELSERQIAEYQPRPGCQAYPSYAARLALGGEPADVAIALTANFAAWGGYCAIVEAAMRDHYAFPEEACQFFGFFAGPAPAVDEKAREAVQHGLDTGQARPATAHRYGRLLQAYELMFWNCVAE, encoded by the coding sequence ATGGCCCGACCCGCGCCCGATGCCCCTCGTCCGACCGCGGCCGCCGTGCTCGATGACGCGGTCCGTTCCCTCGCCCCGGACACCGATGCCAACCGGCTGGTCTCGCGGATCGGGGCGGGGGCGGCGCCACGCTCCGTGTTCGCCACCTTCGCCCTCGAACAGCATCATGTGATCAGCGCCGACCGGCTCAGCTTCCAGCATCTGGCGCGGCGGGCGGACGGCGATCCGCCCGTGGCCGACTTCTTCGACCTGCTCGCCCAGGGCGAGGCGCTGGCCATGAAGCAGCTGGCCGGGCTGGCGGACGCCTGTGAGCTGAGCGAGCGGCAGATCGCGGAGTACCAGCCGCGTCCCGGCTGCCAGGCCTACCCGTCCTATGCGGCGCGGCTCGCCCTCGGCGGTGAGCCGGCCGACGTGGCGATCGCGCTGACCGCCAACTTCGCGGCGTGGGGCGGCTATTGCGCGATCGTCGAGGCCGCGATGCGGGACCACTACGCCTTCCCCGAGGAGGCTTGTCAGTTCTTCGGCTTCTTCGCCGGGCCGGCACCGGCCGTCGACGAGAAGGCGCGCGAGGCGGTGCAGCACGGCCTCGACACCGGCCAGGCGCGGCCGGCCACGGCGCACCGCTACGGCCGCCTCCTCCAGGCGTATGAACTCATGTTCTGGAACTGCGTCGCCGAGTGA
- a CDS encoding aspartate/glutamate racemase family protein — protein MRLLVMNPNTTASMTAAIRVTATAAAAPGTEIIATQPRWGPESIEGHFEGYLSAAAVLDRLATFDTPFDALVMAGFGEPGREGAQELLDVPVLDITESAAQMAMMLGHAYGIVTTLDRAVPQIRDRLLTAGLLQRCAAVRGTGLGVLELEEDPERTVEVIIETAREVVRAGAEVICLGCGGMAGLQERVAAELGIPVVDGVAAAVKFAEAVVGLGLTTSAGRSFAPPRPKAIGSWPLSTHLRPSPGRAQDSPRRTAFSAQTSGI, from the coding sequence ATGCGTCTTCTCGTCATGAACCCGAACACCACGGCTTCCATGACCGCCGCCATCCGCGTCACCGCCACCGCGGCCGCTGCCCCGGGCACCGAGATCATCGCGACCCAGCCCCGGTGGGGGCCGGAGTCGATCGAGGGCCACTTCGAGGGATATCTCAGCGCCGCGGCCGTGCTGGACCGGCTCGCCACCTTCGATACGCCCTTCGACGCGCTGGTCATGGCCGGATTCGGTGAGCCGGGCCGGGAGGGCGCGCAGGAGCTGCTGGACGTCCCCGTCCTGGACATCACCGAGAGCGCCGCCCAGATGGCGATGATGCTCGGCCACGCCTACGGCATCGTCACCACCCTCGATCGTGCCGTCCCGCAGATCCGGGACCGGCTGCTGACCGCCGGGCTGCTGCAGCGCTGCGCCGCGGTGCGCGGCACCGGACTCGGCGTCCTGGAGCTGGAGGAGGACCCGGAGCGGACCGTCGAAGTGATCATCGAGACCGCCCGCGAGGTGGTCCGGGCCGGCGCCGAGGTGATCTGCCTGGGCTGCGGGGGGATGGCCGGACTCCAGGAGAGGGTCGCCGCAGAGCTCGGAATTCCCGTGGTCGACGGGGTTGCCGCCGCGGTGAAGTTCGCGGAGGCTGTCGTCGGTCTCGGGCTGACCACCAGCGCGGGACGCAGCTTCGCGCCGCCCCGCCCCAAGGCCATCGGCTCCTGGCCGCTGAGCACGCATCTGCGCCCGTCCCCGGGGCGTGCTCAGGACTCACCACGGCGCACCGCATTTTCCGCGCAGACATCAGGCATCTGA
- a CDS encoding beta-N-acetylglucosaminidase domain-containing protein, protein MHRTRTAAATALAVALAVIPLTGMAGPPGGGGKAGQDGPRDTPGVAGSRLLSPTPRSVRDRSDRVTITRSVTVVAGPDADAPALAVVEKSLKDAGAERVVRAERTPDDGQLAVYVDGAGASRALRALGARGPDGLPAEGYALAVGGGRIALSGKDAAGTYYAAQSLRQLLPHRERPGARVQGTAVRDWPATPLRGVIEGFYGTPWSHEARLDQLDFYGEHKMNIYVYSPKDDPYLRAKWRDPYPADRLAQLKELVDRAHARHVEFTYALSPGLSVCYSSDADLRALTAKFQTLWDIGVRTFAVPLDDISYTDWNCAADKDAFGTGGGAAGAAQAHLLNRVQQEFIAKHPGAEPLQMVPTEYYDVKPSPYKKALAARLDKDVLVEWTGVGVIAPTMTVAQARQAREVFGHRILTWDNYPVNDYVTNRLLLGPFNGREKGLPEQLAGITANPMIQPAASKLALYTVADYAWNDTAYDARTSWGAAIAELAGGDARTARALRVFADAHYASSLNPRQAPELSAAIEQFGGDGDARRLDGALRNLQDAPGVLRDRLADQGFVKDSGPWLDATRAWGIAARSALQLIEATRAGDGAKAWQLRQRIPELVKTATSFVYVDMSGKRVPVLVADGVLDTFAEEAVAAHDASLGIVGRPKGATDLDVYQDHAVSRMTDGDDATYFWSGAAPKAGSFVELDLHAERPLGTVRLAMGKSGSPDDYLRHGTLEYSSDRKNWHPLASFDGKAEVSAEPPAGATARYVRARATAAQDNWLVVREFAVAGAEAATVAGGPPAAAGSALRSAGDGDPATAYHAARAAQQDEALEFTPDVPRTARSVTVLRPQGAPAGAARVEVRTGGAWRTLGTLSGAYTRLPAGDGAIGGVRLAWRAGAAAPAVNEVILH, encoded by the coding sequence ATGCACCGTACGCGCACCGCGGCGGCCACCGCGTTGGCCGTGGCCCTGGCCGTGATCCCTCTGACGGGTATGGCCGGGCCGCCGGGCGGCGGCGGGAAAGCGGGGCAGGACGGCCCCCGGGACACCCCCGGAGTTGCCGGTTCCCGTCTCCTCTCCCCCACGCCCCGGTCCGTCCGGGACCGGTCCGACCGGGTCACCATCACCCGCTCCGTGACCGTCGTCGCCGGGCCGGACGCCGATGCCCCGGCACTGGCCGTCGTCGAGAAATCGCTCAAGGACGCCGGTGCGGAGCGGGTCGTAAGGGCCGAAAGGACCCCGGACGACGGGCAGTTGGCGGTGTATGTGGACGGGGCGGGCGCGTCGCGGGCTTTGCGGGCGCTGGGGGCCCGGGGGCCGGACGGGCTGCCCGCCGAGGGCTATGCGCTGGCCGTCGGCGGAGGCCGGATCGCGTTGTCCGGCAAGGACGCCGCCGGTACGTACTACGCCGCGCAGTCACTGCGGCAGCTGCTGCCGCACCGGGAGCGGCCGGGCGCGCGGGTGCAGGGCACCGCCGTACGGGACTGGCCGGCCACCCCGCTGCGCGGTGTCATCGAGGGCTTCTACGGAACCCCCTGGTCGCACGAGGCCCGGCTCGACCAGCTCGACTTCTACGGCGAGCACAAGATGAACATCTATGTGTACTCGCCCAAGGACGACCCCTATCTGCGGGCGAAGTGGCGCGACCCCTACCCCGCGGACCGGCTCGCGCAGCTCAAGGAGCTGGTGGACCGGGCGCACGCGCGGCATGTGGAGTTCACCTATGCGCTCTCCCCGGGGCTGTCCGTCTGCTACAGCTCCGACGCGGATCTGCGGGCGCTGACCGCCAAGTTCCAGACGCTGTGGGACATCGGCGTACGGACCTTCGCGGTGCCGCTGGACGACATCAGTTACACGGACTGGAACTGCGCCGCGGACAAGGACGCGTTCGGGACCGGTGGCGGGGCGGCGGGGGCGGCGCAGGCCCATCTGCTCAACCGCGTCCAGCAGGAGTTCATCGCGAAGCACCCGGGGGCCGAGCCGCTGCAGATGGTGCCCACCGAGTACTACGACGTGAAGCCCTCGCCGTACAAGAAGGCGCTGGCCGCCCGGCTGGACAAGGACGTGCTGGTCGAGTGGACGGGCGTGGGGGTGATCGCGCCCACGATGACCGTCGCCCAGGCGCGGCAGGCCCGGGAGGTGTTCGGGCACCGGATCCTGACCTGGGACAACTACCCGGTCAATGACTATGTGACCAACAGGTTGCTGCTCGGGCCGTTCAACGGCCGGGAGAAGGGGCTGCCGGAGCAGCTGGCGGGGATCACCGCGAATCCGATGATCCAGCCCGCCGCGTCCAAGCTCGCGCTGTACACGGTGGCGGACTACGCGTGGAACGACACGGCGTATGACGCCCGTACCTCCTGGGGTGCGGCGATCGCGGAGCTGGCCGGCGGCGACGCCCGTACGGCACGGGCGCTGCGCGTCTTCGCCGATGCCCACTACGCCTCGTCGCTCAATCCGCGGCAGGCACCCGAACTGTCCGCCGCCATCGAGCAGTTCGGCGGGGACGGCGATGCGCGACGGCTGGACGGAGCGCTGCGGAACCTGCAGGACGCACCGGGGGTACTGCGGGACCGGCTCGCCGACCAGGGGTTCGTCAAGGACAGCGGGCCCTGGCTGGATGCCACCCGGGCCTGGGGCATCGCTGCGCGCAGTGCCCTTCAGCTGATCGAGGCCACCAGGGCGGGGGACGGTGCCAAGGCCTGGCAACTGCGGCAGCGGATACCGGAGTTGGTGAAGACCGCCACCTCGTTCGTGTATGTGGACATGTCGGGGAAGAGGGTTCCGGTGCTGGTGGCGGACGGGGTGCTGGACACCTTCGCCGAGGAGGCGGTGGCGGCGCACGATGCGTCGCTGGGCATCGTCGGCCGTCCGAAGGGGGCGACGGATCTGGACGTCTACCAGGACCACGCGGTGTCCCGGATGACCGATGGTGATGACGCCACCTACTTCTGGAGCGGCGCGGCGCCCAAGGCCGGCTCCTTCGTGGAGCTGGATCTGCATGCGGAGCGTCCGCTGGGCACCGTACGGCTGGCGATGGGCAAGAGCGGGAGCCCGGACGACTATCTGCGGCACGGCACCCTGGAGTACTCGTCGGACCGCAAGAACTGGCATCCGCTGGCCTCGTTCGACGGGAAGGCCGAGGTCAGCGCCGAGCCGCCGGCCGGGGCCACGGCCCGGTACGTCCGCGCACGGGCCACTGCGGCGCAGGACAACTGGCTGGTGGTCCGGGAGTTCGCGGTGGCCGGGGCGGAGGCGGCGACGGTGGCCGGCGGCCCGCCCGCGGCGGCCGGCAGTGCGCTGCGGTCGGCGGGGGACGGTGACCCGGCGACCGCCTATCACGCGGCGCGGGCGGCGCAGCAAGATGAGGCCCTGGAGTTCACCCCCGACGTGCCCCGCACCGCACGGTCCGTCACCGTCCTGCGGCCGCAGGGCGCACCCGCCGGGGCGGCGAGGGTCGAGGTCCGTACGGGCGGTGCCTGGCGCACGCTCGGCACGCTGTCCGGGGCCTATACGCGGCTGCCTGCCGGTGACGGCGCGATCGGCGGCGTGCGCCTGGCCTGGCGGGCCGGGGCGGCGGCACCCGCGGTCAATGAGGTGATACTGCACTGA
- a CDS encoding NCS1 family nucleobase:cation symporter-1, which translates to MTTPPKPPQPDPRLFNGDLAPAPERTWGTYSIFALWMSDTHAISNYAFASSLFVLGLPAWEVFVALLAGITIVHWLMNRMGHAGHRTGVPYPVLARASWGVYGANIPALLRAIMAVAWYGIQTWLASTAVVLLTLQLAPGLDAYDHNSVLGLSTLGWIAFLVMWGLQAVLLTRGMEFIRKVQDFATGPVVWLVVLALAVYLVVRAGGDISLTRSLTGLSGSAQAEQSLIAVSLTVATFLTLVLNYADFARFTPDHRSYRRGNLIGLPVNFTAFAVVAVLVTAGTISVFGEAIYDPVKVIQKIDNPVVTVIGALAFIVATIGINVVANFVSPAYDFANLAPKYLNFKRGGMITAVLAIVVMPWKLYSSALVIQYFLGALGAFLGPLVAILLVDYHLVRRGRIDVDALFSADARGAYFYRRGYNPKAVAAFLPAAAVCAVLALVPAFAVVAPFSWIFGMGLAGALYALLSRGERAAAGTGPVPEEIIPS; encoded by the coding sequence GTGACCACACCCCCGAAGCCCCCGCAGCCGGATCCGCGCCTCTTCAACGGGGACCTCGCACCGGCCCCCGAGCGCACCTGGGGCACGTACAGCATCTTCGCGCTGTGGATGTCCGACACCCACGCGATCAGCAACTACGCCTTCGCCTCCAGCCTGTTCGTGCTGGGCCTGCCCGCCTGGGAGGTGTTCGTGGCGCTGCTGGCCGGCATCACGATCGTCCACTGGCTGATGAACCGGATGGGGCACGCCGGGCACCGTACCGGCGTCCCCTACCCGGTGCTCGCCCGCGCCAGCTGGGGCGTCTACGGCGCCAACATCCCCGCCCTGCTGCGCGCGATCATGGCCGTGGCCTGGTACGGCATCCAGACCTGGCTGGCCTCCACCGCCGTGGTCCTGCTGACGCTGCAGCTCGCGCCGGGGCTGGACGCCTACGACCACAACTCCGTGCTGGGGCTGTCCACGCTGGGCTGGATCGCGTTCCTGGTGATGTGGGGGCTGCAGGCCGTCCTGCTGACCCGGGGGATGGAGTTCATCCGCAAGGTCCAGGACTTCGCGACCGGGCCGGTGGTCTGGCTGGTCGTCCTCGCGCTCGCGGTGTATCTGGTCGTCAGGGCCGGCGGTGACATCTCGCTGACCCGCAGCCTCACCGGCCTCAGCGGCTCCGCGCAGGCCGAGCAGAGCCTGATCGCGGTCAGCCTGACCGTCGCCACCTTCCTGACGCTGGTCCTCAACTACGCCGACTTCGCCCGCTTCACCCCCGACCACCGCTCCTACCGGCGCGGCAATCTGATCGGGCTACCGGTGAACTTCACCGCCTTCGCCGTGGTCGCCGTCCTCGTCACCGCGGGCACGATCTCGGTCTTCGGCGAGGCGATCTACGACCCGGTGAAGGTGATCCAGAAGATCGACAATCCGGTGGTCACGGTCATCGGCGCGCTGGCCTTCATCGTCGCCACCATCGGCATCAATGTCGTCGCCAACTTCGTCTCGCCCGCCTACGACTTCGCCAACCTCGCGCCGAAGTACCTGAACTTCAAGCGCGGCGGCATGATCACCGCGGTGCTGGCGATCGTCGTCATGCCCTGGAAGCTGTACTCGTCCGCGCTGGTGATCCAGTACTTCCTCGGAGCGCTCGGCGCCTTCCTCGGGCCCCTGGTGGCGATCCTGCTCGTCGACTACCACCTGGTGCGCCGCGGCCGGATCGACGTCGATGCGCTGTTCTCGGCCGACGCCCGGGGCGCGTACTTCTACCGCAGGGGCTACAACCCGAAGGCGGTGGCCGCCTTCCTGCCGGCCGCCGCGGTCTGTGCCGTGCTCGCCCTGGTCCCCGCGTTCGCCGTGGTCGCGCCGTTCTCCTGGATCTTCGGAATGGGGCTCGCCGGGGCGCTCTACGCCCTGCTCTCCCGCGGTGAGCGCGCCGCGGCCGGTACCGGCCCGGTGCCGGAGGAGATCATCCCGTCGTAG